One segment of Carassius auratus strain Wakin chromosome 2, ASM336829v1, whole genome shotgun sequence DNA contains the following:
- the LOC113038023 gene encoding protein FAM78B-like — protein MNILLKYMLFFLSLATLTPLISRTMGCIQSIACKPRIRRENIVVYEVSASIDQCPTIIEENSPIVLRYKTPYFRASAGIVMPPIPRNETWTVGWIQACTQMEFFNTYGDIGMSSWELPELREGRVKAISDSDGVSYPWYGNTTETVTLSGPTSKPSRLRVSMNDNFYPSVTWAVPISNSNTPMLTHITRDQSFITWLVALNADTKERIVLQTVRWRMRVDIEVDPSMPLCTRAKLMGRPHQEQPHILSNNEPIPPNALGRPNANDAQVLMWRPRRGQPLVVIPPK, from the exons ATGAATATATTGCTTAAATATATGCTCTTTTTTCTGTCATTGGCCACATTGACACCCCTAATAAGTAGGACCATGGGTTGCATTCAAAGCATCGCCTGCAAGCCCCGAATCCGACGGGAGAACATAGTGGTATATGAGGTCTCAGCCTCCATTGACCAATGCCCGACCATCATTGAGGAGAATTCGCCCATTGTCCTGCGATACAAGACCCCGTACTTCAGAGCATCGGCTGGGATCGTGATGCCCCCGATTCCTAGAAACGAAACATGGACTGTGGGCTGGATTCAGGCGTGCACCCAAATGGAGTTCTTCAATACATATGGTGACATTGGCAT GTCCAGCTGGGAATTACCTGAGCTTCGAGAAGGACGGGTGAAGGCCATAAGCGATTCTGACGGTGTCAGTTATCCCTGGTACGGTAACACCACTGAAACAGTGACCCTCTCAGGCCCCACGTCCAAGCCGTCCCGGCTAAGGGTGAGCATGAATGACAACTTCTACCCCAGCGTGACTTGGGCGGTGCCCATTAGCAACAGCAACACGCCCATGCTCACGCACATCACCCGAGACCAGAGCTTCATAACCTGGCTGGTGGCACTAAACGCAGACACCAAAGAGCGTATTGTTCTTCAGACGGTGCGCTGGCGTATGCGCGTAGACATTGAGGTGGATCCTTCCATGCCACTTTGTACTCGTGCCAAACTGATGGGACGACCGCACCAGGAACAACCGCATATTCTGAGCAACAATGAACCCATCCCGCCTAACGCGCTGGGCAGGCCCAATGCCAACGATGCCCAGGTGCTGATGTGGAGGCCCAGGAGAGGACAACCTCTGGTGGTCATACCACCCAAATAG
- the LOC113038039 gene encoding UMP-CMP kinase, producing MIVTLLHRLKELPRAVHRWSVMMKPQVVFVLGGPGAGKGTQCARIVANYGYTHLSAGDLLREERSRTGSQFGQLIDSYIKEGKIVPVEITINLLKKAMEETMKADEKKFRFLIDGFPRNQDNLQGWSTVMDGKADVKFVLFFDCSNEVCIDRCLERGKSSGRTDDNRESLEKRIQTYLQSTRPIIEQYEKQGKVCRIDASRSVGEVFADVKNILDKEG from the exons ATGATTGTGACTCTGCTGCACAGGCTGAAGGAGCTCCCACGCGCTGTGCACAGGTGGAGTGTGATGATGAAGCCGCAGGTCGTGTTTGTTTTGGGCGGGCCAGGCGCGGGGAAAGGGACACAATGCGCGAGAATCGTGGCG AACTACGGCTACACTCACCTGTCTGCCGGAGACCTGCTGAGAGAGGAGCGCAGCCGCACCGGCTCACAGTTTGGCCAGCTCATCGACTCCTACATCAAAGAGGGCAAGATAGTTCCTGTTGAAATCACCATCAACTTGCTGAAAAAG GCGATGGAAGAGACCATGAAAGCCGATGAAAAGAAGTTCCGCTTTCTTATCGATGGTTTCCCACGAAACCAAGACAACCTGCAGGGATGGAGCACGGTCATGGACGGGAAGGCAGATGTCAAGTTTGTGCTTTTCTTTGACTGCAGTAATGAG GTGTGCATTGACCGATGTCTAGAGCGAGGCAAGAGCAGCGGACGCACTGATGACAACAGAGAGAGTCTAGAGAAAAG GATCCAGACGTACCTCCAGTCCACACGGCCCATTATAGAGCAGTACGAGAAGCAGGGGAAGGTGTGCAGGATTGATGCCTCCCGATCGGTGGGTGAG gtgtttGCAGATGTGAAGAACATTCTGGATAAAGAAGGCTAA